One Coregonus clupeaformis isolate EN_2021a chromosome 21, ASM2061545v1, whole genome shotgun sequence DNA window includes the following coding sequences:
- the cdh6 gene encoding cadherin-6, whose product MRTCSLVLLWASLSLYVDAMSITRRTVVEMGEMEGEEEEDRDGGKGGKLLKRFKRGWMWNQFFLQEEYTGSDKQYIGKLQSDMDRGDGTLKYILSGDGAGDIFTIDENNGDLHANKRLDREEKAFYTLRATVVNKNTGMKLEPETEFIVKLHDINDNEPKFTKELYTARVPERSNIGTSVTQVTATDADDSMYGNSAKLRYSISQGHPYFSVEHDTGIIRTALGPGEMDREKREHYQVVIEAKDMAGQRGGLTGTTTINITLTDVNDNPPRFSQSIYQFSVPESMKAGTPVGRITAVDKDLGKNAEMYYNVVGGDGLGMFDVITDKDSQEGIITVGKPLDYEKTRSYTLEIQVQNTQTLDTRFLGYLPTKDMATVRIGIEDVDEPPLFERASYVMEVKEDAAVGIAVGSVRAMDPDGYNSPVRYSIDRRTDLDRLFNVHSGNGSIFITRPLDREEAAWHNISVIATEFNKPLQTSRVPVYIRLLDVNDNAPTFASFYETFVCEKTKAGQKIQTVSAVDADDPAGGHKFFFSLATEGAYRGNFTVRDNGDNTAGVLTRRSSYSRLHKSVYLVPMVITDGDFPMQSSTGTLTVRVCTCDREGNMELCNAEAQTSSAGLSTGALVAILLCVIILLMIVVLFAVLKRQKEKEPLIISKEDVRDNVVSYNDEGGGEEDTQAFDIGALRNPEAIEESKQRRDIIPSDTLYPPLRRTAIPSRDNADVRDFINQRVQDNDNNPTAPPYDSLATYAYEGTGSVAESLSSLGSASSEGDQDYNYLSDWGPRFRKLADMYGAEDSDRDS is encoded by the exons CTCCAATCCGACATGGACAGGGGGGATGGAACCCTGAAATACATTCTAAGCGGGGACGGGGCTGGAGACATATTTACCATTGATGAAAACAATGGTGACCTCCATGCCAATAAGAGACTGGACAGAGAGGAGAAGGCCTTCTATACCCTCCGAGCCACCGTGGTCAACAAGAACACAGGCATGAAACTGGAGCCGGAGACAGAGTTCATTGTTAAACTCCATGACATCAACGACAACGAGCCCAAATTCACTAAGGAGCTTTACACTGCCAGAGTACCTGAGAGGTCCAATATAG GTACTTCAGTCACCCAGGTGACAGCCACGGACGCAGACGACAGCATGTACGGGAACAGCGCTAAACTACGATACAGCATCAGCCAGGGGCACCCGTACTTCTCAGTGGAACATGACACAG GCATCATCCGGACAGCCCTGGGGCCTGGAGAGATGGACCGGGAGAAGCGGGAGCACTACCAGGTAGTGATTGAGGCCAAGGACATGGCGGGCCAGAGGGGAGGCTTAACCGGGACAACCACGATCAATATCACCCTGACCGACGTCAACGACAACCCCCCACGCTTCTCCCAGA GTATATATCAGTTCAGCGTTCCAGAATCCATGAAAGCTGGAACTCCTGTTGGGAGAATCACAGCAGTGGATAAAGACCTTGGGAAGAATGCAGAGATGTACTACAACGTTGTCGGCGGGGACGGCTTGGGCATGTTCGATGTCATCACAGACAAAGACTCACAGGAAGGCATCATTACTGTTGGAAAG CCATTGGACTATGAAAAGACCCGGTCCTACACACTGGAGATCCAGGTACAGAATACTCAGACCTTGGACACTCGCTTCCTGGGGTACCTACCCACCAAGGACATGGCCACAGTCAGGATCGGTATAGAGGATGTGGATGAGCCTCCTCTGTTTGAGAGAGCCAGCTACGTGATGGAGGTGAAGGAGGATGCAGCCGTGGGTATTGCAGTAGGGTCTGTCAGGGCCATGGACCCGGATGGATACAACAGCCCTGTCAG GTACTCCATTGATCGTCGCACAGATCTGGACCGGCTTTTTAACGTGCATTCTGGGAATGGGTCCATATTTATCACAAGACCTCTCGACCGAGAAGAAGCTGCCTGGCACAACATTTCTGTTATCGCAACTGAGTTCA ACAAACCTCTGCAGACCAGTCGGGTGCCTGTTTATATCCGTCTTCTAGATGTCAACGACAACGCACCCACGTTCGCCTCTTTCTACGAGACGTTTGTTTGTGAAAAGACCAAGGCTGGACAG AAGATCCAGACGGTGAGTGCTGTGGATGCAGATGACCCTGCAGGTGGACACAAGTTCTTCTTCAGTCTGGCTACGGAGGGAGCTTACAGAGGCAACTTCACAGTCAGAGACAATGGAg ATAACACAGCTGGCGTCCTAACCCGGCGCTCCAGCTACAGCCGACTGCACAAGAGCGTCTACCTGGTTCCCATGGTGATCACAGATGGGGACTTCCCCATGCAGAGCAGCACAGGGACGCTGACGGTGCGTGTGTGCACCTGCGACCGCGAAGGCAACATGGAGCTGTGCAACGCCGAGGCCCAGACCAGCTCAGCTGGACTCAGTACCGGGGCCCTGGTGGCTATCCTGCTTTGTGTTATCATCCTCCTCA tGATCGTAGTTCTGTTTGCGGTACTGAAGAGGCAGAAGGAAAAGGAGCCTCTGATCATCTCTAAAGAGGACGTGCGAGACAACGTGGTCAGCTACAACGACGAGGGGGGCGGAGAGGAGGACACCCAGGCCTTCGACATCGGGGCTCTGCGTAACCCAGAGGCCATCGAGGAGAGCAAGCAGAGGCGGGACATCATCCCCTCGGACACTCTGTACCCCCCTCTCAGACGGACAGCCATCCCGTCGCGGGACAACGCCGATGTCCGGGACTTCATAAACCAACGGGTGCAGGATAACGACAATAATCCCACCGCCCCCCCTTATGACTCTCTGGCCACATATGCCTACGAGGGAACCGGTTCAGTGGCTGAGTCTCTCAGCTCCCTGGGGTCAGCTTCCTCTGAAGGGGACCAGGACTACAACTACCTCAGTGACTGGGGGCCCCGCTTCAGGAAACTGGCTGACATGTACGGGGCTGAGGACAGCGACCGTGACTCCTAA